From the genome of Aricia agestis chromosome 9, ilAriAges1.1, whole genome shotgun sequence, one region includes:
- the LOC121730182 gene encoding protein adenylyltransferase Fic has translation MLYIDRSKSSKKMKSETKNSEIKMILEKCKAILLFSSIICTFAVVISLHKLLNYDVRLTKPFSPIPAGLYGNYLEPYVDQSPPPRKKEDKARDAEAVVSLNAALDMKRMGKDDKALKLFQHAFALSPKHADILNHYGEFLEDTKKDIVKADQLYTLALTNYPDHSGALSNRQRTASIVENLDREMLRKIDEKRDTLLSIPDNNAALCRAKKEAYFQHIYHTVAIEGNTMTLQQTRSILETRIAVAGKSIAEHNEILGLDAAMKYINTTLLYRLKDITMGDILEIHKRVLGHVDPLEGGQFRRTQVYVGGHIPPGPSEIQRLMTQFLEWLNSEDAMDLHPVRYAALAHYKLVYIHPFIDGNGRTSRLLMNLLLMQAGYPPVIIAKQHRHLYYQHLQTANEGDVRPFVRFIAQCTERTLNLYLWATSEYSPSVPAIGHPHILTGEDFEDEVL, from the exons ATGCTATACATAGATAGATCTAAGTCTAGCAAAAAAATGAAGAGTGAAACAAAAAATTCAGAAATCAAGATGATTTTGGAAAAGTGTAAGGCTATCCTGCTTTTTTCTAGCATAATTTGTACGTTTGCTGTTGTTATATCGCTACACAAACTGTTGAACTACGACGTTCGGTTGACGAAGCCGTTTTCACCGATACCAGCGGGGTTATACGGAAATTATTTAGAACCTTATGTGGATCAATCACCCCCACCTAGAAAGAAAGAGGACAAGGCGCGAGATGCCGAGGCTGTGGTGTCTCTGAACGCCGCACTCGATATGAAGAGGATGGGCAAAGATGACAAAGCTTTAAAATTATTCCAACATGCGTTTGCCCTGTCCCCCAAACATGCAGACATATTGAATCACTATGGTGAGTTTCTGGAGGACACGAAAAAGGATATCGTTAAAGCAGACCAACTGTACACATTAGCATTAACAAACTACCCGGACCATTCTGGAGCTTTATCTAATAGGCAAAGAACAGCTAGTATAGTGGAAAACTTGGATAGAGAGATGTTGCGAAAAATTGACGAAAAACGTGATACACTTTTGTCTATTCCCGACAACAATGCGGCACTGTGTAGGGCCAAGAAGGAAGCATACTTCCAACATATCTACCACACTGTCGCAATAGAAGGGAATACAATGACATTACAGCAGACAAGAAGTATATTAGAAACGAGAATAGCTGTCGCCGGCAAGAGTATAGCAGAGCATAATGAAATTCTAGGCTTAGATGCGGCTATGAAGTATATTAACACCACTCTACTGTATAGACTTAAAGACATTACAATGGGTGATATCTTGGAAATACATAAACGGGTACTGGGACACGTAGACCCATTGGAGGGTGGACAGTTTAGGAGGACCCAGGTGTATGTTGGTGGCCACATACCACCCGGCCCCTCAGAGATCCAAAGACTCATGACACAGTTTCTAGAGTGGTTGAATTCGGAGGATGCAATGGACTTACATCCAGTCAG ATACGCGGCACTCGCTCACTACAAGCTAGTATACATCCATCCGTTCATCGACGGCAACGGGCGCACGTCACGTCTGCTTATGAATCTGCTGCTGATGCAAGCTGGTTACCCGCCCGTCATCATCGCCAAGCAGCACCGACATCTGTACTACCAACACCTGCAGACTGCCAATGAGGGGGATGTGAGACCTTTTGTGAG ATTCATCGCCCAGTGCACGGAACGGACACTAAACCTTTACTTGTGGGCGACCAGTGAGTACAGTCCTTCGGTGCCTGCTATAGGACACCCTCACATACTAACCGGTGAAGACTTTGAAGACGAAGTGTTATGA